GATTCATATTGCCGCTGCCGTAGGAACCCCGACGGTTTCCCTTTTCCGGGTGACCGACGCAACCCGCAACGGTCCCCGCGGGGAGGCGCATATCCGTCTTCAGGCGCCCATGGACTGTTCTCCCTGTCTCCGCAAGCATTGCGAGCGGGATGATGAGTGCGGGCGGAGCATTGATGTGGATGCGGTCGCGGAAGGGATCTTCCGCCTTCTCAAGGGAAAGCCCAATGAGCCAGTTTGTTGAAATGGGCGATATCCTGGTCGCTTCTGAGTTTTGGCCTGTGCTGCAGAAAGCGGGGCTGACAAGCTTCGAGGCGTTTATGGATTTTTCCGGGGGGCAACGTATCGTTCATAAACGGGGACGCTCGGTTTTTCGCTTTGAGATCGGGGAAAGGGCTTTTTACCTCAAACGGAATTTTGTTCATCCCGTCGAGTTGTGGAAGAAGCTCTCACGAGGCAAGCTCCCTCCTCGCGGTGCTCTTGAGGAGTGGAAGAACATCCTTGCCGTAGCAAGCGCCGGAGTCCCCACCGTTCGTCCGGTCGTCTTTGGCGAGCGCACCTTCCTGGGAATGGAACGGATCTCTTTTACGGTCACGGAAGAACTCTATGGTGCCCGTCCGCTGGATGAAATTGTCCGCGACAGATTCCGCAATTCCGGCCAATTTATGGAAAAGCGGACTCTCATTGCAAAGATGGCCGAACTTGCCCGATGTCTCCACCATGCAGGAATGAATCACCAGGATTTTTACCTGAATCATTTCTTTCTTGGACAGGGAGGTGAACTCTACCTGCTCGACCTGCAAAGGGTACAGCGGCGTTCCAGGGTGCCGGGTCGCTATAAGGTCAAAGACCTGGGGCAGCTTAACTATTCCGCTCTATACTATGGCGGCTTTACCCGAACCGATCGTCTGCGTTTTCTGCTGAGGTATCTGGATCGAAAATTCCTGTCTCGCGAGGATAAACGCCTTGCTCGGCAGATTATCGACAAAACGGCCCGGATTGCCCGCCACGATGTCAAACTGACCGCACGTCGGCGAAAGAGGGGGGAATTGCCCCCGGCCGCACAATGACGAGATAATAAGGAATCCTGCCATGCAGTGGTCTGTCGTTATTCCCACCTACAATTACGGTCGGTTTATTGAACGGTGTCTGAATTCGGTTCTTTCCCAGCCCGGCGACAGTTATGAAATCATCGTCGTCGACGATGGTTCCAAGGACGATACCGGAGAGCGCATTGCAGCTCTCGCAAAGGCTGTTCCTGCAGGGCGATTGCGTTACTTCTATCAGGCAAACCAGGGTCCTTCCGCAGCCCGGAACATGGGGATAAGCCAGGCCGCAGGCGAGTTTATCTGGTTTCTGGATTCCGATGATCGTCTCACCGCCGACGCCTTCGGTCATATGCAGCGAGCGGTAGAGTTGAACGTGCGGGGAGAACTGTTTTTCGGCGGATATCGGTCGGTTGCCGAAGACGGCACGGGAACCGACAAGTTGCCGGGGGATTTGGGATCAAACCGGACCGAGAATTTTCGAAGATATCTCCTCAAAAGCCTTAAAACCGTAACGACCGGAGCCGTGGCGGTTCGAAAAAAGGCTCTCGGAGACTTGAGGTTCCCACAGGGGATCCATTCCAACGAGGATATTGTTTTGTTCGGCCACCTGGTGGCCAGGTGTGAAGCCGTGGCCGTGCCCAAGGTGGTGGTGGAAAAAATTCGTCATCCCGCCAGCCTGCGCGGAAATCTGACCCGAATCGAAGAAACAGGCTTGCGTTCTGTCGATTGTTTGTTTGATGTCAACGTTTTAACTGAAGAACAGATGCAGTTCCGTTCACTGTACTTCGGCAACCGTTGCCTGGAACTGTTTCGTGCCCACTATCTGCATGAAAATTATTCACAGGCTCGCAGTTATTATCGAGAGGCTCTGAAATGCTGTCCTAAATATCTTTTCAAATCATCATATTTGCTAAAATTTTTATGTTCTTTCCTCAAATGATTTACCAGTTTTAAAGGAAGATGCAGGAAATGAAACTAAATCGAAAAATTGCCAAGGCATTTGGATATGAGTTGATAAATCTTCAAAAAAATCCCACCTCCTGCTCTCATGTCATGAATTTAATAAAGCATTATGGAATAGATCTAGTCCTCGACGTAGGTGCAAATAAAGGTCAATTTGGCAAAATGCTAAGAAGTGAGGGTTATATAGGGAAAATTTATTCTTTCGAGCCAGTATCAAAAACTTTCGAAGAATTGTCCATGGCTTCTAAAGACGATGAAAACTGGGCTGTATATAAAATGGCTCTTGGTGATTCACCTGGAGAGTTGACAATAAATATAGCAGAATCATCGGATTTATCTTCATTTCTAAACCCAAATGATTTTGGAAAAGAAAAGTTCAAAAATTTCGAAATAAAAAATCAAGAAAAGGTGATTGTTGAGACAATAGATAATTTTATAAAAAAATATTTAACCGAAGAAGATGGCAAAAGAATATTTTTAAAAATGGACACACAAGGATACGATCTCAATGTTTTTAATGGAGCATTAAACTCCTTGGATCATATAATTTGCATTCTTTCGGAACTCGCCTTAATACCTATCTATTCCGGCATGCCGCATTATCTTGATGTTTTGAAAAAGTATGAGGAGGAAGGATTTGTTATCACAGGTCTATATCCAATCAGCCGTAAAGAAGATTTTTCGGTAATTGAAGTCGATTGCATGTTGCTGAATATAAAAAGGATTTGTTCATAGAGGAGAATTTGATGGAGCAGAATGGCAAAGGTGAATGCCTGAAAACCGATTGGTCCCACATCAGACTGGCCTACGTGATCTATTACTATCTGGACCAGGAGAATTCTTCCTCCCTGCTCGACCTGCTGCGGGAATATGCGGCTTATCCCAAGGAAATCATCGATTACATCCATTTTGTGGTGGTCGATGATGGCTCCCCCGTTAAGGTTTCGATTCCTGACGGCATCAATCTCAACCTGACCTTCCTGCGCATCGACCGGGACATAGCATGGAATCAGGGGGGGGCCCGCAATCTCGGCATCGTCATGGCAAAGTGCGACAAGATCTTTACGACCGACCTTGATCACAAGCTGCCCGAACCCACTCTTCGCGAACTGGTGAAGAGGAAGAATCCCGGACGGACATTTTTCAAGTTCCAGCGTCTGGACGAGGAGGGAAAGGACATCGGCTACCATTTGAACACGCTATTCTTTTCCCGGGCCCGGTACCTCCGGTTTTACGGGATAGATGAGCAGTTTTGCGGGCATTACGGTTATGAGGACGCCCTTTTCTGGCGCTGGCAGCGCTATCACGGAACCCGTTTCCTCTATCTGCCAAATCGATTCTACTGCATCAACCGGAGCAAGATCGACCTCGGCAAGGCTTACCACTCCCTGCATCGGGACTTGAACCATAATCGGCCTCTGGCCGAAAAGGCCAAAAGCGACTGGAAGACGTTCGGCGCTCAAGCCGGTCACAGCCGTCAGTTCCTCTGTTTCCCCTGGCAGTTTGTCGAGGAACGGCGAAGAGATACGGAGTTGCCGCCTCTGCAGCCTGACCGCATGTGGGCTAGAACCTGGTGGTGGCGATGGCTGGTGGGATGATGCCTGATGCCGGAGGTCGGGCAAAATTGAAGATCGCCCTCGTCAACAAGGTATTTTCCCTTTCTCATGGAGGATTGGAACGCTTTTCCGTCAATCTGGCGGTGACCTTGCAGGGAGCCGGGCATGAAGTTCATGTTTTCGGCCAGAGTTTCTCCGGGCTGCCGGAAGGCATTGTTCTCCACCTGTTGCCGGACACGGGCAAGTCTTTTTTGGGAGGATTGCTGAAATTTCACCGCCTGGCGAGCCGCGCAATAGGCAAGGGTCGATTCGATATCGTCCTTGGTCTGACCCGGTTTTATCCAATGGATGTATACCGGATGGGGGATGGGCTCCAGCGTCACTGGATGAGAATCTGTTATCCTTTTCTTCCATGGCGCTGGTTCAATTACCTGGTCAATACCGCGCATGCGGCAAATCTCTATCTGGAAAGAAAAATATTGAGTGGCGGGGTCCGGCGCATCATCACCAATTCCCGTCTGTGCAAAGAGCAGGTCTGCAAATATTACAAATTTCCTGAAGAGAATGTGGAAGTCGTCTACAACGGAGTGGATCACAGTTTGTTCCATTCGGACGCCCGCCCCGCCTGGCGCTCCACCATTCGAAAAGAGCTTGGGCTTGGAGCCGAAGATATCGCTCTGCTGCATGTTTCCAACAATTGGCAGCGGAAAGGGCTGGAAACGACTCTGAAGGCGATGGCTGCGATGGGGCAATCCGGCGAAAGAATGCACCTGATTGTCGCAGGTCGTGGAAAGGTCGAAATTTTTCGCCGCCTGGCCGGGCATCTGGGCCTGGAGAAACGGATCCATTTCATCGGTTCTTGCACGCAGATGGAGCGATACTATGCGGCAGGAGATCTGCTGGTTCTGCCGACTTTATACGATCCCTTTTCGAATGTGTGCCTTGAAGCCATGGCCTGCGGCCTGCCGGTGGTGACCACAGCCGCTAATGGTGCCTCGGAGATTTTGGTTGAGGGGGAGACCGGCTATGTTCAGAAGGATCCGAAAGATATGCAGGAACTCGCTCAAATTCTGGAAAAATGCCTGGATTCCACCGCTCTGCTGAGAATGGGAGAGGCTGCCCGCCGGGATTCAGAAGCTTTTACCCTCGGCAGAAACATGCAACAAATTCTTGAGGTTTTTGAAAAGGTTGTCGCGGAAAAGACGAGATTCTCGAGGTGAACAGGGCATGAAGACCGAAGAGGTTTCCCTGCATGGGATCAAGTGGCATTTTCTGGACCCTGCAGGAAGTCCCTTATTGGCGGTTTTGAACGAGTCTCGCCTCGACGGTGAGGTCGTCAAGAAGAATGTCAAGCGCCGGGTGTTGCGGCAGCCAGGCATCTTTGTCAAAGAGGTGCGCTATCGGGGGCTGCCGATAGTTTTCAAAACGCTATTGGGCGGAACTGCCTGTCAGGAAGGCAGGATAAATCTGGAACTGGCCAAAACAGGCATTCCCGTTCCCGAAGTTCTGGCTTTCGGAACAGAGAAGAAATTCGGATTTATCCGCAGGGATCTGCTTTTGACCCGGGAGGAATTGAGCTGCAAAACCCTGCATGCGTTCCTGTTTGGCGATTTCCCCGGAATGACGGCTAGTGAAAAGCATCGATTTGTCCAAAGTTTCGCCGGATTCATGAGAATGCTCCATGACAATGGAGTTTTCCATAATGATCTGCATATCGGCAACATTCTCAAGGTGCCGGGCGGAAGTAACGGACACGGCTTCGTCCTGCTGGATAACGATCGGATCTCCTTCAAGAAACGACCGCTTACAACAGCCGAAAAGTCAGATAATCTGGCCCAGCTTTTGAGCAACCTGTGGACATTGGCCGACAGAAGCCAGCGGTTTCGCTTTCTA
This portion of the Syntrophotaleaceae bacterium genome encodes:
- a CDS encoding FkbM family methyltransferase, which encodes MKLNRKIAKAFGYELINLQKNPTSCSHVMNLIKHYGIDLVLDVGANKGQFGKMLRSEGYIGKIYSFEPVSKTFEELSMASKDDENWAVYKMALGDSPGELTINIAESSDLSSFLNPNDFGKEKFKNFEIKNQEKVIVETIDNFIKKYLTEEDGKRIFLKMDTQGYDLNVFNGALNSLDHIICILSELALIPIYSGMPHYLDVLKKYEEEGFVITGLYPISRKEDFSVIEVDCMLLNIKRICS
- a CDS encoding lipopolysaccharide kinase InaA family protein yields the protein MSQFVEMGDILVASEFWPVLQKAGLTSFEAFMDFSGGQRIVHKRGRSVFRFEIGERAFYLKRNFVHPVELWKKLSRGKLPPRGALEEWKNILAVASAGVPTVRPVVFGERTFLGMERISFTVTEELYGARPLDEIVRDRFRNSGQFMEKRTLIAKMAELARCLHHAGMNHQDFYLNHFFLGQGGELYLLDLQRVQRRSRVPGRYKVKDLGQLNYSALYYGGFTRTDRLRFLLRYLDRKFLSREDKRLARQIIDKTARIARHDVKLTARRRKRGELPPAAQ
- a CDS encoding glycosyltransferase family 4 protein → MKIALVNKVFSLSHGGLERFSVNLAVTLQGAGHEVHVFGQSFSGLPEGIVLHLLPDTGKSFLGGLLKFHRLASRAIGKGRFDIVLGLTRFYPMDVYRMGDGLQRHWMRICYPFLPWRWFNYLVNTAHAANLYLERKILSGGVRRIITNSRLCKEQVCKYYKFPEENVEVVYNGVDHSLFHSDARPAWRSTIRKELGLGAEDIALLHVSNNWQRKGLETTLKAMAAMGQSGERMHLIVAGRGKVEIFRRLAGHLGLEKRIHFIGSCTQMERYYAAGDLLVLPTLYDPFSNVCLEAMACGLPVVTTAANGASEILVEGETGYVQKDPKDMQELAQILEKCLDSTALLRMGEAARRDSEAFTLGRNMQQILEVFEKVVAEKTRFSR
- a CDS encoding glycosyltransferase family 2 protein; this encodes MQWSVVIPTYNYGRFIERCLNSVLSQPGDSYEIIVVDDGSKDDTGERIAALAKAVPAGRLRYFYQANQGPSAARNMGISQAAGEFIWFLDSDDRLTADAFGHMQRAVELNVRGELFFGGYRSVAEDGTGTDKLPGDLGSNRTENFRRYLLKSLKTVTTGAVAVRKKALGDLRFPQGIHSNEDIVLFGHLVARCEAVAVPKVVVEKIRHPASLRGNLTRIEETGLRSVDCLFDVNVLTEEQMQFRSLYFGNRCLELFRAHYLHENYSQARSYYREALKCCPKYLFKSSYLLKFLCSFLK
- a CDS encoding glycosyltransferase family A protein, which produces MEQNGKGECLKTDWSHIRLAYVIYYYLDQENSSSLLDLLREYAAYPKEIIDYIHFVVVDDGSPVKVSIPDGINLNLTFLRIDRDIAWNQGGARNLGIVMAKCDKIFTTDLDHKLPEPTLRELVKRKNPGRTFFKFQRLDEEGKDIGYHLNTLFFSRARYLRFYGIDEQFCGHYGYEDALFWRWQRYHGTRFLYLPNRFYCINRSKIDLGKAYHSLHRDLNHNRPLAEKAKSDWKTFGAQAGHSRQFLCFPWQFVEERRRDTELPPLQPDRMWARTWWWRWLVG